ATTCAGTATTGCAATACTGCTAATCAATATCGTAATTGTGCGTATTGCTAAACGTGACTTTTCGCCAGAGATCCTACCTGTATTGAGATAAACGAGGATTCCAATCAGGCTAGTTAGAAGAGAGATTATAAAGCCCATGAGTTTTTCTGTGTGGTTAAGATGGATAGACTTAATCACATAATTCCCAGATGCTTTTATAAAACTTTCCCTCAAGGGCAGCAAGCTATAATTTTGCTTTGCCCTGTTTATTGTGGGCGGAACTCTTTTGTCATTGAGAAGGTTGATACCCCTTTTAACTCATTACTCTTCATGGCAGCCAAGATTGTTAGGATAAACAGTAAGAATATTGTTTTGCCAAGCTTATGCCTTCACCGTTTCCAGGGATGAACCCTTACCTAGAAAATCCCGAATTCTGGGCTGAAGTTCACAGTCGGTTGATAATTGCGATCGCAGATGTAATTGCTCCTCAACTACGACCCAAATATCGAGTAGCGGTTGAAAAACGAGTATATCAGATGACAGATGAAAATTCTATTCTAGTTGGTATTCCTGATGTGGTTGTTGCACGTTCTTTAACAAACACAGAAAAGAACCGTCTAAGGCAGCACTTCCGGCTGCTATGAGGTACAGTAACAGCAATTAGCAAACCAGTTTCTTAAATGTTGAGGATTTATTAAATCAAGCGCAATTGAAATTATTTGATCTACCCTTTTTGTGGTAGTCGGTGAAAACATTCGTAAGATCATCCTGCAGATAAGAGTAAAGTCTTTGATTGTGCGATTAACTTCCCTCCCAATGGAAAAGCAATAAGATTGGAAAACATACAAGCATTCCAAGAACGGTGGAGTACAGAAGGATTAGCGTTTCAACAGCACCTTCAAAGCGTATTAAATATTCATTAATAAAAATCCCCGCATATTTAAATGCAGGGCTTTGATTTCAGATAAATCCAAAATTACTTGCCATTGCCGTTACTACCATTGCCATTGCTGTGAATGACACGTTCAGCGAGTTTTTCCGGCACTTCCTGGAGATGGTCATATTCCCAATGGAAGGAACCAACGCCCAAGGTGAGCGATCGCAGCTCTACAATAAAGTTTTGCATCTCTGCTTGTGGCAAGTATGCAGAGACATTATCCCAGCCTTGCCAATCGTTTCTGCCCTCATAGCCTAAAATTTGCCCTCGTCTACCACTCAACAGTTGCAGCACTTTCGAGGTAAATTCGCTCGGTGTAGTCACTTCCACGCGCAGAATTGGTTCTAACAGGGTAGGTTCTGCTTGGGGTATCCCCGTTTGCATTGCCAATCGGGCAGCTTGCTTAAAGGCTTGTTCGGAACTGTCAACGTTGTGATAGGAACCATTAGTCAGAGTTACCGCTAAATCCACTAATGGGAAGCCCAAAGGCCCATGTGTCAGAAATTCCCGCACGCCCATTTCCACCCCAGGAATGTACTGTTTGGGAACCACGCCACCAACAATAGTTTCATTAAAGTTGAAACCTGTGCCGCGTGGTAGGGGTTTGATGTCGAGAAAAACGTCACCAAACTGTCCGTGACCACCGCTTTGGTGCTTGTAGCGTCCATGAACTGAAGCCACCGTTTTGCGGATGGTTTCTTTGTAAGGCACTTGCGGTAAGTGGGTTGTCATTGGCAAGTTATATTTGCGGCGCAGTCTGTCTAGGGCGACTTGTAAATGAATCTCGCCTTGACCCCACAAGATAACTTCGTGAGTATCGCCGTGTTGTTCCCAAGCAAGTGAACAGTCTTCCTCCAATAACTTGGTGATGGCACCGCTGAGTTTAACTTCATCGTTGCGCTTTTCTGGTGTAATGGCGAGAGCATACACTGGTTCCAACTCTACAGCTTTGGGTAATTTTATTGCCGACTGCTGTTCTGTGGAGATTGTATCGCCTGTCTTGATTCCTTCTAAACGGCTCAATGCAACAATTTCACCAGCACTAACTTGGTTAACTGACTGCTGTTGCTGTCCCATGAGGCGGTAAATTCCACCAGTGCGAATGCCATTGAGGACAATACCATCAGTTAATTTACCTCGCCAAACACGCACGAGAGAGAGTTTGCCACCTTGGGGAGTGTAGTAAGTTTTTAATACCTGTGCTAAAGGCGTATCACCTTTTAAGTTTTTTAAGCGACGTTCTGCTGTAGTTTCTGGTTCGGGTGCTTCCCGTAACAAGGCTTCTAATAGAGGTCTAACACCATAATCTTGTTCTGCCACACCAAAGAAAACGGGGACTACTAAATCTGCCCCTAATTCCATTTTTAAATCTTTAAGGATTTCCTCTTGGGGTGGTTCGATGTCTTCTAAAAGTTCTTCGAGTAAATGGTCGTCAAAATTTGCTAGAGCTTCGAGCATTTCTGCTCGTGCTATATGTTCTTCTTCTTTTAAGCTTTCAGGGAAGGGAATGGGGTCAGCCGGTGCGCCTGGATGATATTGATATGCCTGTTCGCTCACCATATCAATAAAGCCGGTGAGTTGTTCCCCGTTCATGATGGGATATTGATGCGCTACCAGGGGACGGCTAGATACTGCTTTCAGGGCGTGTAACGTTTCTAGAACGTGAATATTTGCCCGATCCATTTTGTTGACGAAGACGAGATGGGGAATTTCCCAATCGTCGAGGAATTTAAATAGAGGGGCGAGGGTGAGGACGCGATCGCGGATGGGTTCGCAAACTACAATTGCCGCATCAACTCCCATTAAAGCATTGTACGTTTCTTGAGCAAATTCTACACTTCCCGGACAGTCAATAAAAGTAAAGCGAATGCCGTTATACTCAGTGCTAGCGGCGCTGACTTCTACACTCATGTGGCGATCGCGCGACTCGGCAGCACTATCTCCCACTGTATTGCTGTCCTTAACACTCCCTTTGCGAGAAATTGCCCCTGTGACAAATAACAAGCTTTCTAGTAAAGTGGTTTTTCCACTTAAATAAGGCCCGACAATTGCAACATTCCGCGAACCCGATTTTACTTTTTCGTTCATAAAATCCTCCTTGCGGTAAGTCTTTTATAACCGCATGATTCCGTATATATCAAGGGTTGAAGAAGAATCCAGCTATTCTGAATGAGCTAAACGCCCCGCTAGCGCTAACAGGATTCGGAATCAAGACATTAGCGAGTCCGCGAGCGTCTTAAACCGATTTATTCATCCACCAGCGATGCACTGAGTTTCGGCTACGCTCAACTACCGCAGGTCGTTGTGTCGTACAGAATTCATTCTGAATTCTGGCTCCTGACTCCTGAATTCTATTTGATCAAAAAATGGTTCTCTGGAGTCAAAATTACCCCTTCTTTAATTTGTTATTATCCTTCTTTTAATCGAAAGTTAAAAAAATTGTAGCCTGTCGTAAGATTTAGCTTAATAAAAGTTAATTTTAGTAAAGATTAATAGCGAATCTAAAATTTTTGTAAATAACTTTTTATGAAGTAAATTTAACTGAAAGTGTTGCGAATCAGAAAATCAATGAGATTATCATTTTCTAAATATCCCATAGCAGGGTTAGTCAGTTTGACTTTGTTGGTTGTTAGTATTCCCTCCCCTTCTCTTTCTCTCTCTGAGTATGTCCCTTCAGAGCTGGCAAAATCTAATGGGAAAACAGCCATAGACTGGCTAAACCAAGGTTTACAGGCAATTCAGGCGGGCAAAGTAAAAGATGCGATCGC
The Nostoc punctiforme PCC 73102 genome window above contains:
- a CDS encoding elongation factor G, with translation MNEKVKSGSRNVAIVGPYLSGKTTLLESLLFVTGAISRKGSVKDSNTVGDSAAESRDRHMSVEVSAASTEYNGIRFTFIDCPGSVEFAQETYNALMGVDAAIVVCEPIRDRVLTLAPLFKFLDDWEIPHLVFVNKMDRANIHVLETLHALKAVSSRPLVAHQYPIMNGEQLTGFIDMVSEQAYQYHPGAPADPIPFPESLKEEEHIARAEMLEALANFDDHLLEELLEDIEPPQEEILKDLKMELGADLVVPVFFGVAEQDYGVRPLLEALLREAPEPETTAERRLKNLKGDTPLAQVLKTYYTPQGGKLSLVRVWRGKLTDGIVLNGIRTGGIYRLMGQQQQSVNQVSAGEIVALSRLEGIKTGDTISTEQQSAIKLPKAVELEPVYALAITPEKRNDEVKLSGAITKLLEEDCSLAWEQHGDTHEVILWGQGEIHLQVALDRLRRKYNLPMTTHLPQVPYKETIRKTVASVHGRYKHQSGGHGQFGDVFLDIKPLPRGTGFNFNETIVGGVVPKQYIPGVEMGVREFLTHGPLGFPLVDLAVTLTNGSYHNVDSSEQAFKQAARLAMQTGIPQAEPTLLEPILRVEVTTPSEFTSKVLQLLSGRRGQILGYEGRNDWQGWDNVSAYLPQAEMQNFIVELRSLTLGVGSFHWEYDHLQEVPEKLAERVIHSNGNGSNGNGK